A stretch of DNA from Tubulanus polymorphus chromosome 6, tnTubPoly1.2, whole genome shotgun sequence:
attAAAGGATAGATTCACGGTGGGTTTCTTGATGTGGGTCTACTGCAAAAGAATTCAATTCCTTTGAATGGAGCAATGCTTTTATGCATTTTCATGACAGTCTTGACTTCAGCGACAGTTACTTCCGGTGTGTTTTTCGTCGATTTCATCTTGCGATGTTCATCTTTTTGTTCATTCCACTTTCGTGCGCTCGAAAATGTTCATACGCTATTACAGACAATTCGTTGAAGGACTTCAATGCATTGGGGATCTCTAAACCACGTTCCATGTAAAGCTATTCTAGATATCTCAAGTAGGATACTTAAGTAAACGTACCTGGCTACGCAGTGTGTTTGTCCTAATGCGTACACCGAAAATTATGCTTGAAAAAGATTGTTTTCTTTAATCCAAAACTTTTGTCAGTCGacttttagaataacattCGTAACCAGTAGGCGGATAGTACATATTCAAAAACAAGACAAAATCTCTGTGGCGTAAGGTTGTATTGGGTTTGATATCGCGTATCGTGAAAAAGCAGCATATCATAATGTCGAGAATATTTAAGTCATTCGGAAGAAAGTACATTTATACGGTGCTATGTTTGTTCTGAAATACGATGTGGCGAATACCCGGAGGTGAATGATTATAGGTTTGCAAGTATAATTAAACCAACCTAAGACTGCGAATCATTTTAAGCACTATCTCTTTTTCAGATGATGCCACGACCGAGTGATGTAATGGCCATTACGGTGTGTTTAGTCATGTGCTGGTCACAGGTAGCAGCCATCCCGTACCATCGTAAGTAGAAGGCTTATccaacaaaaaaattacatatTTTCGTATTGAAATAGGTCATTTTACTGGCTTCGTGCTACTAGGATGACCAAACAGCGGTTTTTGATCTTAACATAGGGACTGACCCTGTTATTAATTTGatcggtagatttcgtttaaatttgtttttatttggtgtcccttaccaACCCGTCGCACCTGctgggagcgaaacaggggattttattttgaaatcggaaatcgaagtacagaatTCTTACAGAATTCTTTTGTTAAAACGAAGtacataccgcgatatatcgcgtcaagtcgacatgaatatgtcgatatatcgtgacgttttgacgacatatttcgttttctcgaccactttcctcgcgacaagtcgacatattcatgacgacttgaaactcagtcgtcatattactattgtcctcatcttacatttagacgtgttttcaaatgacggcttgtcccgtggaaaatgggcaaaaaagggaaatttgtcgtgaaaacgtcacgatatgtcgacatattcatgtcgacttgacgcgatatatctcgatatatcgacataaatatgacgacttgtcgagttggaatgcgacatctcgaggccccttatcgcttccgtacgcATCTCCCCATGTCTTATAATGCCGTACTTTCCTGCGTTATAATTCAGTAAGCCTTGCACAATTCGAATGTTTTGGGACCAAGAATAATCCTCCGAATTTGAATAAGCCGAAACTTTTCCTGAAAACTACGACTTGAGAATCACTTTCTGTAAACGGAAACATTAAATCaacatctacaagaaatgatatggataaatgaaatatttcgcgttgatttttttattctGATTCTGAGTCGGAACAGGGAAGGAATCAAACTGCAATGGGCCTCCGACCTTTGGCGAGTGAttttaactgattttattcatttttgggACCAGGAAAAGTACAACGAGATAGGCGAGTTTCCCACATATAAAATCTGACTTTgcaatataaatttctttgaaaaagagAAGGAAAAACCGGGACCATCACTATTCATCCGATATAAGCGATTATCCGACTTACACAACGacagatatgaaatataatcgTCGATGATTTTAGACAACGCATAATTCTCGTTTTCTCTCTTTATTTTAACATAGAAATGTGCGATGCTATATGTGGCGTTGGATTGCAATCATCTAAATGCGAATGCGTGCAGCATCAAAAACGAACAGGTAATTCCACGACTCCGTAATCGCGGCGTtaacattttttcttcttaatTTCCTCGAAAAACGACATCGCTATTTTCTAAAGAGAATGCGAAAATTACTCGTCAAATCAAGCATTCACGTCACTGCTTGCGAAGTCTGTCGTCTGAATAATTCAACgggaatttttgaatttttttcttttacttaAATAGTCTTTGTTTCATTAACGATGCAAAGTTTTCTTTTGCGTAACGAACCCGTTTATTTCGGTTTCAGATGAGACATGTCgaatgttgtgttttcttcgAGTAGGGGGCAATGCGTGCAGATGCAATACGGCGCCCCTTACCGGATCAGAGTCGAAGAGGAGTTACGGTTTTCCAATTGAACGCAGACAGATAGAAAAACGTGAGCAATACAATCCAACATATGAATGCAATGATCGATTTTGATCGAAATTTTCGAATATTTTCACGGCAACCATCCAACATTTAACTAAGCTTGAAATTCCGAATTGTAGAAATAACGCCTTGCTCTTgtgtaatgaaatgaaaataagtgatattaaaaatgttttaaatcataaTTACGTATATTCGTACTCTTCTAACAGCTATATCTTgctaaatcttgttttacgTAATCAAATCTGTGTCACTCATTTTATAAGCAACCGCATTTTCATTTCGCATTGTACAACAGGATTTGAACACTGCAGAGTGTTGTGCGCAACGGGAACCGGAGGCACAAGCTGTAGATGCAACACTTCACCTCTAGGCGGAAAACGAAGCCTCACCGAACGCGgtatgtttttgatttttaaaattgaaaagatcATGTGAAACACGTAATTCTCACCCAatggttgaaatgaaaaggTGAAAGTATTCACAGATTTTTTATGGTCAAAACATCCATTTACAAAAGTTGAATCACGAGAAGTTTAACACTCGCAGTGGTACTGTCAACTGCGTCAAATGAAATTGCTGTACAACATAGACGAATCCCGATGTTCTATTCATTTTGACcgtatacaaattttagtcGCTCTAGAGAAAATGACAATTAAAGGGATATCACCATATCTTATAGAAACTCTTCCCGACCAGGAATATTACTATCCACCAAAAGCGAAACTTTTCCGATTTTTCCAGGACGCGTAAGGGACATCGAGGGAcaaagtttcaaaaatatgatttcaaaatattgaacATGAAAAGGACTTGGGCTTATCTGTGATCCTGTTATAGAGACACCACGTATATCAAAATTAGCCTTATATACATTTTCCATTTGACGGATTTTAGCGTCAAATCATTCCTGTGAAAAAAGCCCTTGGTTGACACATGACATTTTTATGCTTTTGTTACACCCACATTGTTAACAAGCGGAAATAAAGTATCATATGTACAATTTACAATAACTGTGATTGTGTGATCATCTTATTAGTTTCCCtatgatataatatgtttCCATCTTAGCCATATTTTATTAAGCGCGTCGTCGAATATCAATTCATCACGGCCAATAGCTATTATTAACATCAGTATTCACACTCATCGCACATTCTCGAATGTCAAATCAGGAAATTTGTTTTGTCGTTCTTTAGATCTCGAGGTGTTTACGTCACAAGTACCGTTGGAGAACTACCCCGCCGGACTGATCATCGAACAACTTCGCCGCCTTAAAGAATCCGACGACTGATCGAGATGTCGATCGTGCGACGTAACCGACACAGCATTTATACGTACGTCCAACAGTTTTACCGAGGTGCTGGATGATGCAACGTGAAACATTCTCATTAGCCCGCTATTGTGACGCGTCTGTTAAAATGGACGTAATCATTCTTGCGTATGATTgataatcatatttcattaatcGGATATACGTACGTCCGGTatatattttaatttcatGAATTATAACACGAGTCAAGGGCGGATCCAAGGGGGACCAGGTAGACTATGGTTCCCCCTAAATTCTTGAGGCGCCCTCAAAATTCCTaggaaaaattcttttttttcagtttatgaataaatgtatatgaattattcCCTCATGACAGCCATGATAGCCTTGGAGAAtaccaaaatttcaaaattttccgggGGAAGACCCCAGACAATCCTTCGGTGGTTTCGTGCCATCGTCGCTCGCCACGTCAGGGTACTCTTCGCGATTACTCGTGTGCTCTCCGGTACTTGCGTGCCCTGGCCCCCCACCTTCTACAAATCCTGGCTTCGCCGTCGCTGTTGAAATGATAGGCTCCATATGAATGAATTCATTCCCAATTTATTTCTCAATCGTTGGTGGCATTTCTTGCGCGTTCGAAGTACCGGTGTTATATGACAGTTTCAAC
This window harbors:
- the LOC141907515 gene encoding uncharacterized protein LOC141907515, with product MMPRPSDVMAITVCLVMCWSQVAAIPYHQMCDAICGVGLQSSKCECVQHQKRTDETCRMLCFLRVGGNACRCNTAPLTGSESKRSYGFPIERRQIEKRFEHCRVLCATGTGGTSCRCNTSPLGGKRSLTERDLEVFTSQVPLENYPAGLIIEQLRRLKESDD